One Solanum pennellii chromosome 9, SPENNV200 DNA segment encodes these proteins:
- the LOC107031083 gene encoding chlorophyll a-b binding protein CP29.1, chloroplastic codes for MATAAATSSFIGTRLPEIHSGSGRVQARFGFGQKKAAPKKAAKKQIPDRPLWYPGAKAPEYLDGSLVGDYGFDPFGLGKPAEYLQFDLDSLDQNLAKNLAGDIIGTRTEVADVKSTPFQPYSEVFGLQRFRECELIHGRWAMLATLGALTVEWLTGITWQDAGKVELVEGSSYLGQPLPFSITTLIWIEVLVIGYIEFQRNAELDPEKRLYPGGSFFDPLGLAADPEKKATLQLAEIKHARLAMVAFLGFAVQAAATGKGPLNNWATHLSDPLHTTIFDTFGFFS; via the exons ATGGCCACCGCCGCAGCTACATCCTCGTTCATCGGAACACGGCTACCGGAAATCCACTCCGGCTCCGGTAGAGTCCAAGCCCGATTCGGATTCGGACAGAAAAAAGCCGCACCGAAAAAGGCTGCGAAGAAGCAAATTCCGGATAGACCGTTGTGGTATCCAGGAGCTAAGGCACCGGAGTATCTAGACGGAAGCCTTGTAGGTGACTACGGATTCGATCCGTTCGGTTTGGGGAAACCGGCGGAGTATTTGCAATTTGATTTGGATTCGCTGGACCAGAATTTGGCGAAGAATTTAGCTGGTGACATTATTGGAACGAGAACTGAAGTTGCTGATGTGAAATCAACTCCGTTTCAGCCTTACAGTGAGGTTTTTGGACTACAGAGGTTCAGAGAATGTGAATTGATCCACGGAAGATGGGCTATGTTGGCTACTCTTGGTGCACTCACTGTTGAGTGGCTCACTGGTATTACATGGCAAGATGCCGGAAAG GTTGAGTTGGTTGAGGGATCATCCTACTTAGGGCAACCACTCCCGTTCTCCATTACAACATTGATCTGGATTGAGGTTCTTGTCATTGGATACATCGAATTTCAAAGGAACGCCGAGCTTGACCCAGAAAAAAGGCTTTACCCAGGTGGATCATTCTTCGATCCATTGGGCCTTGCTGCTGACCCGGAGAAAAAAGCCACCCTTCAACTCGCTGAGATCAAGCATGCCCGGCTCGCCATGGTTGCGTTCTTGGGCTTTGCTGTCCAAGCTGCTGCTACTGGAAAAGGCCCACTTAACAACTGGGCTACCCACTTGAGTGACCCGCTTCACACTACCATTTTCGACACCTTCGGATTCTTCTCTTAA
- the LOC107029589 gene encoding kirola-like, producing the protein MGLKSVLCAKIEMKANKDVFHDAFTNKPHHVSTMSPLHVQGCELLEGSFGTVGSKICWTYTLEGAKKISKQIIEAVDHEKKVITFKEFEGDLVNKYDNFKATLHIETKDEIDLVSWTIEYERPNENVPELVNLLDFIIGMTKAIDDHHVN; encoded by the exons ATGGGTCTAAAGTCTGTGTTGTGTGCTAAGATAGAAATGAAGGCTAATAAGGATGTGTTTCATGATGCATTTACAAATAAACCACACCATGTCTCTACTATGTCCCCTTTGCATGTACAAGGTTGTGAGCTTCTTGAGGGTTCCTTTGGAACCGTTGGATCTAAAATTTGTTGGACATATACCCTTG AAGGGGCAAAGAAGATCTCCAAGCAAATAATTGAAGCTGTAGATCATGAAAAAAAGGTGATCACATTCAAAGAATTTGAAGGAGATCTAGtgaataaatatgataattttaaggcAACTCTTCATATCGAAACAAAAGACGAAATCGATTTAGTAAGTTGGACAATAGAGTATGAAAGGCCAAATGAAAATGTCCCTGAACTAGTAAATTTGCTGGACTTCATTATTGGTATGACCAAAGCTATTGATGATCATCATGTCAATTGA